A genome region from Maridesulfovibrio salexigens DSM 2638 includes the following:
- a CDS encoding AsnC family transcriptional regulator — translation MDAVDKDILGIIQSHFPIVSRPYEEIGKMVGVSEDEALSRVNALREDGVIRRVGANFGSRELGWHSTLCAASVPEEKMDEFVAEVNRHSGVTHNYLRENDFNIWFTFIGPDKETVIATLDAISEKTGIRVLYLPATKMFKIKVDFDMKEDKEKK, via the coding sequence ATGGACGCAGTAGATAAAGATATTCTCGGCATCATCCAGTCCCACTTCCCCATTGTTTCACGCCCTTACGAAGAGATCGGGAAGATGGTGGGAGTATCCGAAGATGAAGCGCTTTCAAGGGTCAACGCCCTGCGCGAAGACGGAGTAATCCGTCGCGTAGGAGCAAACTTCGGTTCACGTGAACTGGGCTGGCATTCCACCCTGTGCGCAGCCAGTGTGCCCGAAGAAAAAATGGATGAATTCGTGGCCGAGGTTAACCGTCACAGCGGCGTTACTCACAACTACCTGCGTGAAAATGACTTCAACATCTGGTTCACCTTCATCGGTCCGGACAAAGAAACCGTGATCGCCACTCTCGATGCAATTTCCGAGAAAACCGGCATCCGCGTACTTTATCTGCCCGCGACTAAAATGTTCAAGATCAAGGTTGATTTTGACATGAAGGAAGACAAGGAGAAAAAATAA
- the ahbD gene encoding heme b synthase: MSDKKMTGGHPGGHPGGGHPGGHPGGKPGHPGGGHPGGHPGVHPIPQKNADGSPPLRLIAWEITRSCNLACKHCRAEAHPEPYPGELSTEEAKALIDTFPETGDPIIIFTGGEPLLRHDVFELVSYANDKGLRCVMAPNGTLLTAENSVQLKEVGIQRCSISIDAAEAKYHDDFRGELGAFDQAMKGIQYLKDAGIEFQINTTVTRNNLHMFKDIFKLAKDLGASAWHIFLLVPTGRAAELGAEVISAEEYEEVLNWFYDFQKTTDMQLKATCAPHYHRILRQRAKEEGIPVNFENFGLDAVSRGCLGGVGFCFISHRGQVQPCGYLDLDCGNVREIPFPEIWAKSPQFLNLRNPDTYDGKCGHCEFEKVCGGCRARAQTMEGSYLGPEPLCSYEPKKKPKK, from the coding sequence ATGAGCGATAAAAAAATGACAGGCGGACACCCCGGAGGTCATCCGGGAGGTGGACATCCGGGCGGTCATCCCGGCGGCAAACCGGGACACCCCGGCGGCGGACATCCCGGTGGTCATCCGGGTGTACATCCAATTCCCCAGAAGAATGCTGACGGCTCACCGCCGCTCAGACTCATCGCATGGGAAATCACCCGCTCCTGCAACCTTGCCTGCAAGCACTGTAGAGCTGAAGCGCACCCCGAACCTTATCCGGGAGAGCTTTCCACCGAGGAAGCTAAAGCGCTTATCGATACTTTTCCCGAAACCGGGGACCCGATCATCATCTTCACCGGCGGCGAACCGCTGCTGCGCCACGATGTCTTCGAGCTGGTATCCTACGCTAATGACAAAGGCCTGCGTTGCGTAATGGCTCCCAACGGAACTCTGCTCACCGCAGAGAATTCCGTACAGCTCAAAGAAGTGGGCATCCAGCGTTGTTCCATCTCCATTGATGCAGCAGAAGCCAAATACCATGATGATTTTCGCGGTGAACTGGGCGCATTCGATCAGGCTATGAAAGGTATTCAATACCTGAAAGATGCCGGAATCGAATTCCAGATCAACACCACCGTTACCCGCAACAACCTGCATATGTTCAAGGATATCTTCAAGCTCGCCAAAGATCTTGGAGCATCCGCATGGCATATCTTCCTGCTGGTACCCACCGGACGTGCCGCCGAGCTGGGTGCGGAAGTTATTTCCGCTGAAGAGTACGAAGAGGTTCTCAACTGGTTCTACGATTTCCAGAAAACCACAGACATGCAGCTCAAAGCGACCTGTGCACCGCACTACCACCGCATCCTGCGTCAACGTGCAAAAGAAGAAGGCATTCCGGTCAACTTTGAAAACTTCGGCCTTGATGCAGTAAGCCGCGGCTGCCTTGGCGGTGTAGGTTTCTGCTTCATTTCCCATCGTGGACAGGTTCAGCCCTGCGGATACCTTGATCTCGACTGCGGTAACGTCCGCGAGATCCCCTTTCCAGAAATCTGGGCCAAATCTCCGCAGTTTCTTAACCTGCGCAACCCCGACACTTACGACGGCAAGTGCGGTCATTGTGAATTCGAAAAAGTGTGCGGCGGTTGCCGTGCGCGCGCCCAGACCATGGAAGGCAGCTATCTTGGACCGGAACCGCTTTGTTCCTACGAGCCCAAAAAGAAGCCTAAAAAATAG
- the hemB gene encoding porphobilinogen synthase — MVFDFHRGRRLRRTPVIRDLIRETTLSANDLMMPYFVYETDDENFKKEVSSMPGQFQLSLKQLEIKVEEAVANGLKSLILFGIPAEKDPAGSQAYAEDGIVQQAVRMLKKRWPELLVCTDVCLCEFTSHGHCGLVKDEIILNDATLELLAKTALSHAKAGADMVAPSDMMDGRVAAIREILDENGFAELPLMSYAVKYASAYYGPFREAAEGAPQFGDRKTYQMDPANAREGLREAAADVIEGADILMVKPAGPYMDIIRQTRDNFDLPVAAYQVSGEYSMIKAAALNGWVDEESVVWESLIGLKRAGADLILTYFTEDVLKRLKEK; from the coding sequence ATGGTATTCGACTTCCATCGGGGACGCAGACTCAGACGAACTCCCGTTATTCGTGATCTGATCAGGGAAACCACCCTTTCCGCCAATGATCTTATGATGCCCTACTTCGTCTACGAAACAGACGATGAAAATTTCAAAAAAGAAGTTTCCTCCATGCCCGGTCAGTTTCAGCTCAGCCTGAAACAGCTGGAAATCAAAGTAGAGGAAGCTGTGGCAAACGGCCTCAAAAGCCTGATCCTTTTCGGCATTCCCGCTGAAAAAGATCCCGCTGGCTCTCAGGCCTACGCCGAGGACGGCATTGTGCAGCAGGCCGTGCGCATGCTAAAAAAACGCTGGCCCGAACTGCTGGTCTGCACTGACGTATGCTTGTGTGAATTCACATCCCACGGGCACTGCGGACTGGTTAAGGATGAGATCATCCTCAATGATGCGACCCTGGAACTGCTGGCTAAAACTGCCCTCTCTCACGCCAAAGCAGGCGCGGACATGGTTGCACCCTCTGATATGATGGACGGCCGCGTTGCCGCTATCCGCGAGATTCTGGACGAAAACGGTTTTGCTGAACTGCCACTCATGTCATATGCAGTAAAATACGCATCCGCTTACTACGGTCCTTTCCGCGAAGCAGCTGAAGGCGCACCTCAGTTCGGTGACCGCAAAACCTACCAGATGGACCCGGCCAACGCCCGCGAAGGTCTGCGCGAAGCAGCAGCGGATGTTATCGAAGGTGCAGACATTCTTATGGTCAAACCTGCCGGACCTTACATGGACATTATCCGTCAGACCCGCGATAACTTTGATCTGCCCGTTGCGGCTTATCAGGTCAGCGGCGAATATTCCATGATCAAGGCTGCGGCTTTGAACGGTTGGGTCGATGAAGAATCCGTAGTTTGGGAATCCCTCATCGGGCTCAAGCGTGCCGGAGCAGACCTGATCCTGACTTACTTCACTGAAGACGTACTCAAAAGACTGAAAGAGAAATAA
- the ahbC gene encoding 12,18-didecarboxysiroheme deacetylase, giving the protein MIGISKLYCGAVESSDALRYGRESGKLPSHLLQFSKDKKPVVVWNMTRRCNLKCVHCYAQAVDPDGKDEISTSKAKEIIDDLAAFGAPVMLFSGGEPLVRKDLVELASYATGKGMRAVISTNGTLITKEKARELKDVGLSYVGISLDGTEETHDKFRGVPGSYKKAIEGVENCKAEGLKVGLRFTINKRNWTEVPSIFKVLRDLEVPRACFYHLVYSGRGSELIKEDLTHAETRQLLDLIMDETKALYDAGMPKEILTVDNHADGVYVYQRLLKEDPERAKEVLELLQFNEGNNSGRGIGCISWDGQVHADQFWRNHTFGNVLERPFSEIWMDENIELLHKLKDKKQHVGGRCATCRYLNICAGNFRARAEAYYDDIWAQDPACYLTDEEIKKD; this is encoded by the coding sequence ATGATTGGTATTTCTAAACTTTACTGTGGTGCAGTAGAATCTTCCGACGCCCTGCGCTACGGTCGTGAGTCTGGCAAACTGCCTTCTCACCTTCTGCAGTTTTCCAAAGACAAAAAACCCGTTGTAGTCTGGAACATGACCAGACGCTGCAACCTTAAGTGCGTTCACTGCTACGCACAGGCTGTTGATCCTGACGGAAAAGACGAAATTTCCACTTCAAAAGCAAAAGAGATCATCGATGATCTCGCAGCATTCGGCGCCCCGGTAATGCTTTTCTCCGGCGGAGAACCTCTTGTACGTAAAGACCTCGTTGAGCTGGCAAGCTACGCTACCGGCAAAGGTATGCGCGCAGTTATTTCCACCAACGGAACCCTGATCACCAAAGAAAAAGCCCGTGAACTTAAAGACGTTGGTCTTTCTTACGTTGGTATCTCCCTTGACGGTACCGAAGAAACCCACGACAAATTCCGCGGCGTTCCCGGTTCTTACAAGAAAGCTATCGAAGGTGTTGAAAACTGTAAGGCCGAAGGCCTGAAAGTCGGTCTGCGCTTCACCATCAACAAGCGCAACTGGACTGAAGTTCCTTCCATCTTCAAAGTTCTGCGTGATCTGGAAGTTCCCAGAGCATGTTTCTACCATCTGGTATACTCCGGCCGTGGTTCCGAACTCATTAAAGAGGATCTGACCCACGCTGAAACCCGCCAGCTGCTTGACCTTATCATGGACGAGACCAAAGCTCTCTATGATGCGGGCATGCCTAAAGAAATCCTCACCGTTGATAACCACGCTGACGGTGTTTACGTATACCAGCGTCTGCTGAAAGAAGATCCCGAACGTGCCAAGGAAGTCCTCGAACTGCTGCAGTTCAACGAAGGCAACAACTCCGGACGCGGTATCGGTTGTATCTCCTGGGACGGTCAGGTTCATGCTGACCAGTTCTGGCGTAACCACACCTTCGGTAACGTTCTGGAACGTCCTTTCTCTGAAATCTGGATGGACGAAAACATCGAGCTGCTGCACAAGCTCAAAGACAAAAAACAGCACGTTGGCGGCCGCTGCGCTACCTGTCGTTACCTGAACATCTGTGCCGGTAACTTCCGTGCCCGTGCTGAAGCATACTACGACGACATCTGGGCTCAGGATCCCGCTTGTTACCTCACCGACGAGGAAATCAAGAAGGACTAG